Below is a genomic region from Aquila chrysaetos chrysaetos chromosome 13, bAquChr1.4, whole genome shotgun sequence.
CCCTGGATCTCTGCCAACGGCCGCGTTGTTAACCGGGGTGGGGGCGGTGACGGGTCGCTCTGGTAATTAGAGGCTCGCCGACTCAAAAGGGGTGTCCGCATGGCCGTTTCGGCATCGTTTTAGCAAGCAGACTCGTAAGGCCCCCTCAAAGACAGACTCGGCTTGGGAGGGGGTCTCACGAGCTGAAGTAAGTCGCCGCTTCCTCGGGCGCCGCTTAACAGCCGGGTGTTTGCTCTTGCAGAACCAGATCGGCTACCCGCCGGCGTACGGGCAGTGGGGCCAGTGGTACGGCAATGCCCAGATCGGCCAGTACGTGCCCAACGGCTGGCAGGTCCCCGCCTACGGGATGTACGGGCAAGCGTGGAATCAGCAGGGCTTTAAGTGAGTATTTGGGCTTTTTGTGACcgtttcccccccgcccccgggggAGGCGACGATCCGAGTCGGTAGCGGCGTAAAAGCTGCCGAGACGTTCCGGTCCTTCGTTACTTGGAGGTTTGGGACGGGGAGCGTGCATACGCGTCCTGGACGGCGCTGTGCCGAGAGTGAACCCGTTAAGTTCTCCCTCGTTACCCGTGCGTTTGCCTAACGAACTGTTTTTTccgccctccccccccgcctcaccGACAGTCAGACTCAGTCTTCGGCGGCGTGGATGGGCGCCAACTACGGCGTGCAGCCGCCGCAGGGGCAGAACGGGAGCGTGATAACCAACCAAACGGGATACCGCGTGGCGGGCTTCGAAACGCCCTGAGGAGGAGAGGACTCTGCAAGCGGCGGGCTGGAGCCGTTGTCGACCGGCAAGATTTATCAGATCAAGCGTCGGATGCGATGTATTTAtttgagagggagagagaaacgaggcggggagggggggggaagcattTTTAATCATGAAATTGTCATCcgcattgtttaaaaaaaaaaaaagaaaaaaaaagaaacaacaaaaaaaaaaaacaaaacacaaaacaaaaatcacacgAAATGAGATGCTGGATGTCTGCCAacttttgccttccttttcctcctttatgTGTTTCTTAAGATCCACGTTTTTGAAACACAGCAAATGCAGGGACTACTGCCGCTGAAAAACGGGGGCAGCAAATTGCACAATGTcaaaccttttttgtttttcttttctttcctcgGAAGACGCGTGCCGTTCTAGTTTGCATTCCGAAcgatttaaaatgtattataaaccgttgtacaaaaaaaaaaaaaaaaaaaaagaaaaaaaaataagaagccAAAAGCGTGTGAATCCTGAAGCCGCCGCGTTTCAGCCTTTGCACCCTCTGTTTTAAAAGAGCCTCTTGTATAAAGCCTCCGTCTCCCCGCTTTTGTTACACCGGGTTTTTGCGACGATAAATTATTAGTTTACATCGGTTTTTTGTATCTCAGCGTGTTTTTCAGGATTGTCTTTGCCATATGACGGGGAAAGGGGGACGCCCGGCGGGACAGCGCCcgacccttcccccccccgcctcgggAGCGAGGATTTCCACCCTGGGACAGCGAAAATCCTGTTACTGACGTGTGACAAATTCCTACGAACCGGCCGGGTTGTTGTGtctttttgggggtttttttttttggttggtttttttttttttttaccgaTTTCTACATTTACATGTACTgattatgtaaaatattttagcaaattaatattttgcacAACCGTTAGCCGCCTTTGTACGTTTCCTTATTTAAAGGTGGGACGCCGAGTCCTTTGACACGAGTTATGCCTcaaattgtcctttttttttttcctttctttcttttttgcgTGTGGACATCAAATACCCGCTCTGGTCCTCTCGAAATGCGAAGCTCATCCTCTCTTGGGATTTAATAATTGTAGAAAAATTGCCCCCGTCTCCTGGGTCGTGCTGAGAGTCCGTTTCACCCGGCTAGCGGAAGGTGACCGGAGCTTTGCAAACCGGGTCTTTTGCAATGTTCAGAGGCCAAAACCGACCTTTTCTGTCCTACCTCTTGACcagccttcagaaaaaaaatgaaagaaaaaaaaaaagggaaaaaaaaaacaaaatcgAAGCTCGTTTTGGGCTCTCTTTTCTTGTTCCGTGTCCCCGCGGCCGGCTCTCGCCCTCCCCGGACCGCGGCGGGCGGGAAGGGAGCGGCTGCTGGGGgaaatttggggggaaaagggCCCGAATCGAGCAAATCTTGGCCGCAAGCGCGCCGCGGGGGTCGCTGGGAGGTGTAGTCCGCGGAGGCGCCGCTGCGCGCAGGCGCGCAGCGGCGCCTCCGCGGACTACACCTCCCAGCGACCCCCGCGGCGTGCCACGTGACGTAGCCTGACCAAtgcgagcgagcgagcgggcGCCATGGCGGAGGCGTGGGGCTGAAGCGCCCTCGCGGCGGTGCGGGAAGGAGCGGGGGGCGCGCGCGCCGCCGCCCAGgtaagggaaggggagaggccGCGCCCGCGGGACAGGAAGTGACATCAAGGGGGCGGGGAGGATGCTGGGAaacggcgcggcgcggcggcgggagaGGGGGGGGCGCCGCCTTCCCGCCCCGTCGGCGGGGTGCGACGTCACGGCGACGGCGGTGACGTCAGCGCAGCGCccgcccgcggggccgggggtgggCGAGGCGTTGTCGTtgaagacaccccccccccgccccagacGAAGGGAATGGATggtgggggggtcccgggcCTACTGCTGAGGCGATCCGGGGCCTGGTCGTGAGGTGAccggggctgaggggaggccCCGTTCCGGGTGACCGGCCCCGCGGGGtgtcccggtcccggtcccgttCCCTGTCCCGCCGcacccgggggggggcccggcccggccttcGGTGCAGGGGTTGGGGTCTGTGCTGGTCCCCGCTGGGCAAGCTCTggtccttcctctcccctcggTGGGCTCCTCTGGCCCTTCCTCTcaccccggcggcggggggacgTCAGGGGAACCCCCGGTGAGCCGTGCCCTGGCGCAGACCCCCGGTTCTCTTTGTAGTTGGGCCAGGAGCTCGTCCCTCCCGGTGCTGGCAGGCTTGATCCCACGTAAATGACCGTTGAGATCCCGGGACCGGTGTAAATTGCCGCAGGAGCAGCTTTTCGGCATCCCCTGTGTCTCGTCGCGTCCACTTTGAGGTGCTGGGTGCTGAGACGTTGCAGCTCCGGCAGTGACAATAAACCTCCCTTTCGCCTCTCCCCGGGTGTCTCCCGTCTCTCGCCTGCTGCCCTCGCTGGGCACAAAGGCTGGCTCAAAGCCTCGGCTGCCGGCCTGCTGCCAAAAACCTGACACGGGTGGGTTGGGAGGGAATCGGCCTGTTTCTGTCCCGTTCGCGCGGGGGTTTCTCCCACTGTTGCTGCCTTAGACCGCTGTTTCCACTTCGGCGTTGCTCGGAGCGGCTCTGGCACGCTCGGCAGCTGGTCGGGGGCTCTGTGAGCCCCCTCACCCGCACATTCCCCCGCCCCGCTTTATTTACATCCCACAtcctttatttaatttaatttgccCCCAGGGAGGGTGAACCCGTGGCTTGGGCCACGAGTGTGCACGTCccaaaatctctctttttagCCTCGTTTTCCTCCTACGCGGCTGAGACTGGGATATAGCAGGGGGTGGGCGCCGGGGTGGAGGCGGCGGGGTCTGGCCCTTCCAGGGGTGGCACTTTGTCGCTCCGTGAAGGGAGTCACGCTGCCGTGGTGTGTCGTGTCACACCCGGGTGTCGCTTCGGCCCTCGGTGGCAAGGAAGGAGCTGAAGTAGCCAACATGGGACTGCAGCAGGGTGGCATGGTAGCCGGCAGGGACCCCTGCCTGTCCCGCGGGGAGCGGGCAGGCGGTCGCTTCCCCCcgctctctctctttctcccctctgtctctgctgctgctggggaccGAGGACGGCTGCGTCCCCGCTGTCCCTCCCGTtccgtccgccccccccccccagggtgtTAACTCACCCCTTCCCACCGATCTCTGCCTTTCCAGGTTCCCTGGAGGATGGAGCCGGCATCGGTGAGGACGAAAGTCCCCTCCTTCCTGTCCGACCTGGGGAAGGCCACGCTCCGGGGTATCCGGAAATGTCCCCGCTGCGGCACTTACAACGGCACCCGAGGCCTGAGCTGCAAGAACAAGAACTGCGGGACTGTCTTCCGCTACGGCACACGCAAGCAGCCCGGCGTTGACGCCGTCAAGATCATCACCGGCTCCGACTTACAGGTTTATTCGGTGCGGCAGAGGGACCGGGGACCGGATTACCGGTGCTTTGTGGAGCTGGGGGTCTCGGAGACGGCCATCCAGACGGTAGACGGGACCATCATCACGCAGCTCAGCTCTGGCCGCTGCTATGTGCCTTCATGTCTGAAAGCGGCCACGCAAGGCGTGGTGGAGAACCAGTGCCAGCACGTCAAACTGGCCCTGAACTGCCAGACCGAGGCCACCCCCCTCACCCTGAAAAGCTCGGTGCTCAACTCCATGCAGGCTTCGCCCGAAACCAAACAAACCATATGGCAGCTGGCAACCGAGCCCACGGGACCGCTGGTGCAGCGGATCACCAAGAACGTCCTGGTGGTGAAGTGCAAGGCCAGCCAGAAGCACAGCCTCGGCTACCTGCACGCCTCCTTCGCCCAGAAAATGAGCGCCAAGACGCTGACGGACCACAGGttctcctgctcctgccaggcTCTGAAGCCTGGCAAGGGCGGCCCGGCTGAGGAGGAGGCGCCGGCACCACCGCGCTGCATTCACTTCTTCGCCTGCATCTGCGCCTTCGCCAGCGACGAGAGCCTGGCGCAGGAGTTCGCCGACTTCCTCGCCTGCGACTCCGGCGGTAGGTGGGGGGTGACGTGCAGAGGatttgggcggggggggggggggggggggggggggcgctgtCAAGGAGCCGTGTCAGGCTGATGTCTCCCGCTCATGCCCTgccagctgctttgctttgcctggGCTGCCCTTACACCTGCTCCCTATCGGTGCTTCGTTAGCTGGGGCTTTATTTCCTGCCCCCCTCCTTCTGCAAGCAGAGAGCTTTGTGGGGAGTGATttttcccaggctgcagcttGCCTCCGGCTCCCAGAGTGGGCTTGGAGCTGGGTCTCCTCTTCCCTTTGGGCCggagcagtgctgggggaaGCCCAGCTCGTTGTGAACCCCCCTTCCGTGGCAGCAGCCACTAGGGTTCAGTCCCCCCAGGGGGGTTGTGCACCCCAGTAGGTGTGCCCAGATAATCCTGCCCTGTCTTTAGTCACCCAAAGGTGAAAATCTGCCCTGAGGAAAGCAACCTGGGTCACGTGAGTGAAATAAAATCATGGCTCATCTCAATGttgttgttccccccccccccccccccccccccccccaaaaaaagtgtttgtctGCGGGGCCGGCAGGGATTTGGGATTTCTCCAAGGACATTTGGGGCATGCCGGGAGGTCtcgaggtggggggggggcgtgactgctggcatggggagggggacacgAGACCCCCAAGTCCCCGCAGCGCTGCTGCATTTGGTTGAGATGCCTTTTAAGGACAGAGGCTTGTTTCTCCTAGGTCTGAAAGGGATGGTGGTCCCGCAGTTGGTGAGTGGCCCCGAATCCACGGTGCAGGCTGGGGAGGCGGCTGCTGCTAAGcccaagaagaggaaaaaggacgCGACGCCTGGTGAGTGTCAGCTGCCGGCTCTGTGGGAGGGAGCGGACATGGTCTGAAGCCGAAAGCCGTTGGTTGCCCAGCTGGCACGACCGCAGGAGGGGCGGCCCCGCCACGACCTGCCGGACTCGTAGCCGGCCGTGTCCGGTGGGAGCTTTCGGAGAGGCTCTGGGTGCCGGGCGCACGCCTGCCCCGCATCTGAGTGGGTCTTTTAGTGGTCGGCAGCGGTGTTAAGGTGGAAAAAGCTGTGGTGACAGCCCGCCCTAAGGAGAGAGGTGActtttccctcccacccaccctgcctgtggcaggggtGCTGGCATGGGGTGCCCGCAGACCTCCGGGACTCGTGCGCTGACGCTCTCTGAAACGATCCCTCAGGGACGCAAGCGACCAGCCCTCTCCTGGCTCAAGACCCAGCTCACAGCAACCCCAGGAGAAGCAGTGTGAAGAAGCCGGCCGTTGCCTCCTCGCTGAAAAGACAAGGTAAGCTTCGGCCGCGCGCATCACCGGCGGTCGGGAGTGCTCAGGGACCGGGCGGACGCCCGCGGCCATCCAGTTCGTGCCGCCGTAAACCCTGCGGAGGGGACGGCCGAGCCCTCTCCATCCGTCCCTGGCTCTAGGAGGCAAAATTGGGCTCGGTcaccctccctgctccctcgGTGTTACCGGTAGCTGTGTGTGTCTCGCGTAGCTTCGGGTGCTGGTGTAGGTCTGGCTGGCTGTAAGCGTGGTTGTCGGAGAGGGACGATGCCAGCACGCTCCCGGGGTGGCTCGCTCTTTGGCGGATTTCTTGGTGCGGCAACCTGAAAGAAGTTGGCTTGTGGTGGTGCCAGCGCGGTCGTGAGTGGGGCAGCCGTTGTTAAATTAATGTCTCCTGATGCAATTAAGTGCCCTCCTGGGTAAAACGGGTAGGCGAATCGGCTCAGGCGAAGTTGTGAGCTGGTTTCCATTGCTTTTTTGCCACTGCCGGTGTATGCAGTATCTCTTAATGATGTCCAGAGCTGCTGGGTGGAGGGGACATGCGGCCAGGGTAGCGGTGGTTTCTAGTGGCAGATTTTCGCCCAGAAGCACCATCCGGGGTCTGGCCGCGTGCGGGGAGCGTGCCAGCTGTGAAGGAGACGACGGCAACGCGGGTAACCCCGGCCACCTCAGGGAGATTGTTTTGGGCACATCATATGTAGTAACTAACTGTTGTCCCTGAGCAGACGGCTTTGTGTTCCTACGTGTTTATAGGTGGTGTCTGAAGAGGGAAGGATCAGTTCGATGCCATGAAAACCTGTGGGTTTTCCCAGCAACTTGGAGCCCTTTAGAGaaagctgctcttgctgctcgTAATGGTCTGTGCCAGGGTCGCAGCCTTTGTTTAGTACTTTTGTTTAGTGCTTTCATTCCTCTTTTAGCTTTCGTTTTGGCCTAGAAAGTGGTACAAATCtcttcttatttttcccctttccccctgAGACAGAGTGCATCCATCTCGCCCCACAGCCTCCAATGGCTCGGTTGGCTCCTGCAAACGCCTGCGGGAGCATGTCGGCGCTCACGGGGAGGGGAGGACGTGTCGGGTCCCGCTCCCGGGGATCGGAACTGCGAAGGCAGCTGCCCGGTGAGACGGCGTAATTGTACCACGGTGCTGAGGCGGCAGCTCTTGCCGAGAGCAGACAGGGGTTTTAAAAGAAGGAGATGGCCGCAGTTAAAGCAGTCCTGCGTTTCCAAGCCCTGGGAGCGAGGTGCCCGAGGCAGCAGCATCTAATTCATCGAGCTGGTGGAAAGacagttttgttatttttttgttgtcctgCTGCCTTTCTGAGCTCTGTTTAACACAGGGAGTCATGTCTGTGCTGCCAGGGAAACTTGTGCAGGTAAAATGGGGAATACTGGACTGGAGCTGCGCCTGCGGGGCAGCTGCTCGGGCTCGGTTATTTCTCCTGCCCGTCTGGTTTGGCACTTAACTTTTGTATGCCGTGTGGATTTtgatttcccttccctttcttttgcagGCTGTACCCAGCTGCTGGACGAGTCACAGGTGACCCTCTCCTTCCAGGACTGGCTGGCCAGCGTCACTGAACGCATCCATCAAACCATGCATTACCAGTTTGAGGGTAAGGCTTCGAGGACCAACTCGAAAGAGCCTTTGGGCATCTCTCCACTCCGCTCTGCGTGCTACCTCTGTCATTAAGCTCTTGGCAGCATTAAATAACTAACTAACTGTTAGCCCCGAGGGAGGCAAGTGCTTTTTGCCCAGCTTGgtgcaaatgtttttattttacccTGGGAAGTTTCTGTTGCCTTTGATTTGTTTCTTGAACGTGGGCTTAATGCTTATCAGCAGCCtggtgtttgtgtttgtgtttgtgtttgtgtttgtgtttgtgtttgtgtttgtgtttatcgtggggaagggagaaattCCCATAGAGCTTATAGAGGCTTGAATTCAAACTGCGTGGGGCCGTGCAGAGGAGGTGAGGTAAAGTAAGGTGAGATGCCTCACGTGGCATTAGGTCTCAGAAATGCTGGTAATCCACTTTTCCTCCTGTGGCTGTCCAGAGCTCTCTGCTGTatccctcgcccccccccccccacatctCAATGGCAGGGCTCTGGTGCCCCCCCCGCACATACGGCTACAGGCGATGGCTTGTGGCTGTAATacctgggggggggaaatactGTCAGTCAcctgcactgctctgctgcccCAGCGAGTGAGCAGAACGGGACTTGTGTGGGCAGCAGGGCATGTCTTTGGCCTGTCCTCCAGCCCAAGGAAGCAGCTTGTGTTTGTTAGAGCTGTAAAAATCCATAATGGGGATGTACTTTGTAAGTAAGTAAGTAAAAGTCTGTCTCTTTCAtggctgctgggagaggtgtgcctggcaggcaggcaggcaggcgctgcagggcagctgggctCACTTGAAGAGAAGAAACCCCAAAAAATGCCTGAAGGGGAGCAGCTCTTTCCAAGCAACATAAGAGCACTGTGAGTTAGTTTGTCACATaggacaaataaacaaacacacacacgtCCTGCTATTCAGCAGCTGTCGCTGCAAGGTGTCATTAAGTGCAGGAAGCATGCAAGGATGCAGCCACTGGCAGCAACAGCTAAGAGCCACAGTCTGTTGTGTTCAGCTCATGGTTGGACTCActgatcttaagggtcttttccaacctaaatgaatCTGTGGTTCTTAAAGAAGACAGTTACGTTGTCACCACCCGGCCCCCTTCAGCAGCATCACCCTCACTTACTCACTTAGCAGAGTgacccacaggctgcaggggcacagcccCACTGCCACGCTCCCCAGCATGAGGCAGACATGGACATGCTGGAACAGGTCCAGCACAGGATGGCAGAGCTAATAGAGGGACTGGGGTCTCTAGCAATGAGCCACGGCTGTCACCTGGAGCACAGACAGCATGAAGGGGGAGTCACTGCTCAGAAAGGTCATAGAATAGCTCGAGGCAGAAGGGACCTTGgcatggtttaaccccagtcagcaactggcaccacagagctgctcactCCCTCCTCCCGTCCCatgggatgaggaagagaatCTAAAGTGAGTAAGTAAACTCAcaggctgagataagaacagtttaataataaaGTATGATTGATAGTAATGAAGAGGAAGATAAcaaagagagtgaaataaacataacccaagaaaagacaagtgacacacaatgcaattgctcaccccctgctgactgatgcctgagcagcCATCCCCCCCTCTTAgccaattccccccagtttatatactgagagCACAATGTTCTGTGGTATGGGATATCGCTTTGCCTAGTTCAGGGCAGCTGTTCTGGCCCtactccctcccagcttctgcaTCTGCTTGGTGGCAGaacatgggaaactgaaaaaatccttaactttgGGTAAGTGAAGTGCTGCTTAACAACTAAAAGGAGCTCCTCACAAGACTAGATGTTGCTGTACTGCTTGAGCTAGGGGGAGAGAGGATCTGGAGAAAGGtcacaaaataaagcagcaaactcagaattcaagaaaatattttactgtggaGGGGCAGCAGATCCCACCGGTGCTTTTCGAGCCAGCTGTTGGAGGCAGCAGTAGTGAAGATACTGAAACCTTGAGGAGGATGGGGGGAGACTGTGCTTGAACACCACTACTGCCTCACCCCATGTCATCTTGTTCATGCCCACAACAGGCAAGCCCGAGCCGCTGGTGTTCCACATCCCTCAGGCTTTCTTTGACGCACTGCAGCAGAGGATCTCCAGCGGGAGCACAAAGAAGAGGCTGCCCAACTCCACTACAGGTAAGATACAAACACACTTACATGCAGACACCCCCCTTTGCCTACTGGTTAAGGCAGGCtgcttttggaggaaaaaaaacagcagcagcaacaacaagaTTCCTTGCTCCCCCTTGGTTTCTAGcagcttttcccctccctgcagctaAGTGGGAAATAGTTCAGCTGCGCCACCAAGCCCTGGGGCAGAGGACACAAGCTAAGCAGGAGACACAGCCTCTGCTACACAGGGCATTGCCATCAGCTCCCACCTAAGTCTAGCCTAAAGTCCCAGCCTGACCACAGCATTAGCATTTAGCAGGTCACAAGAGTAGCACAAGCCTGGGCTGCGAGAGTAAACCCCAGCCCCAGTGAGGCTTAAAGCTGAGACTTGACTCCCCACATCACCTCCACCACGCTCTGCCTCGGAGCCAAAATGCAGGTCACAGCCCTCAATGCTAGCAAGTATCGTTGCCGCTTTACACCCTCTCTACTACACAAGCATGGAGGATAAAGCCAGACTTCAGCACGCACTCAGGGCTCTCTACAAAGTTCTACATCACATCAGTGCTGTAAGAGCACAAGtcactgcctctgctgcagcaaggCCCCAGGACCACCAACACCAGCCCCATTTGTGCCCCCATCAGTACAAGCTGAGACAAAAGCACATCTCTGAAGCCCAACATCAGTTAAAATTCACTTTATTAGTAGGTATTAACAGAGCCCTGGGGAAGAGTCCACCAGCAAGGACAAAGCCAGGTActcaggagctggagctgcttccCAGACAAGGCAGATAGGTCTTACTCCAGGCTTGTGGCTGAGGccaaagaaaaagggggagaagaaaagggtgaAAACAAAGCACCCCAGGTTTCACAATGAGccacagccccccccacccctcactGCCCTTTCCCTCCCCGCAGCTTTTGTCCGCAAGGACGCCCTTCCCCTGGGCACCTTCTCCAAGTACACATGGCACATCACCAACGTCCTGCAGGTCAAGCAGATCTTTGATACACCTGAGGTAAGGGGGGGaggcagccccccagccccaccgctGCCCCTTAGCCCAGCCACTCACCTGGGTGCTCCCGTGCTTGCCGGCAGTTGCCACTGGAGATCACACGCAGCTTCATCCAGAACCGGGACGGGACCTACGAGCTCTTCAGGTGCCCCAAGGTGGAGGTGGAGAGCATCGCCGAGGCCTACGGGCACCTGGAAAAGCAGCCGGCCATCCGGCCCCTGGAGCTCAAGACCTTCCTCAAAGTGGGTAAGTGGGGCAAGCTCAGCTCCCAGCTTACCTTGGGGGGGaaacaccccccccagcccagccaagCAGCCCCAGGCTGGTCTTGGAGGGACACCAGTGGATCCTACCAGCCCCCCAAGAAGACTCTCCCCCCAGTATGGGAGCAAcagccccagcctcctgccagaagcctggAGCAGCAAGACACCTGCAGAGCCACAGGGGGGGCCCAGGCCCACCCCCCCTCCTCTGCTAGCAGTTCTTTTAAGTGCTGcattcttcctctctgcctgggactgggggggggtcccagcaaGAAGGgtgtccccccaccctggcAGGCCAGCCCCCAGGAACAAGGTGGACCCCCCCTTGTTCCTACCCCCCACCCAGGGGGGCCCCGAAGCCCAAAGGGGCCCCCCCTCAGACCCCCACCCAGGGGGGCCCCGAAGCCCAAAGGGGCCCCCCCTCAGACCCCCACCCAGGGGGGCCCCGAAGCCCAAAGGGGCCCCCCCTCAGACCCCCACCCAGGGGGGCCCCAAAGCCCAAAGGGGCCCCCCCTCAGACCCCCACCCAGGGAAGGCCCCTCCCAGGAGGGGGTGCCCTCCCCCTGCGAGTGGCCCCTCCCCTGGGAGGAGCCCCCGGGGAGGGGTATCCCCAGGGGGCGGGGCCCTGCCCCCAGGGGGCGGGGCCCTGCCCCCAGGGGGCGGGGCCCTGCCCCCAGGGGGCGGGGCCCTGCCCCCAGGGGGCGGGGCCCTGCCCCCAGGGGGCGGGGCCCTGCCCCCAGGGGGCGGGGCCCTGCCCCCAGGGGGCGGGGCCCTGCCCCCAGCCGGCCGGCCAGCCAGCCGCACGTCAGCCCCCAGTGCCCGCcctcccaccaaaaaaaaaaaaatattaaatctcaAACACTTGAGATAGGTTTGGCGGAAAGGAGGGGCCCCCACCCACAAACCAAGCAAACAACAGCCCggcaaaacacaaacaaaccccaacactTGAAGGGACAAGGAGCCTGAGCCCACTACTCTCTCCCCCCCCAGGAAACACCTCCCCCACGCAGAAGGAGCCCACCCCCTTCATCATCGAGTGGATCCCGAACATCCTCCCACAGTCCCGCATCGGCGAGCTCCGCATCAAGTTCCAGTACGGACACCACGGTGGCCCCCAGCCCAGCGCCGACCACCAGCCCCCCACCGCCGTCGAGCCAGCGCTGGAGCTCACCCCGCTCACCACCATCACCTTCCCCTGAGcccccgggcggggggggcacagcACCCACCGGAACAGAGACATCCCGAGCCGAGtccacagctctgctccaacACAGGCacctgcaaaaaataaaagttgacaCATCCTGGGTGCCCTGAGCCTCCCTGCACCCACCacaggggtggggg
It encodes:
- the C13H2orf42 gene encoding uncharacterized protein C2orf42 homolog → MEPASVRTKVPSFLSDLGKATLRGIRKCPRCGTYNGTRGLSCKNKNCGTVFRYGTRKQPGVDAVKIITGSDLQVYSVRQRDRGPDYRCFVELGVSETAIQTVDGTIITQLSSGRCYVPSCLKAATQGVVENQCQHVKLALNCQTEATPLTLKSSVLNSMQASPETKQTIWQLATEPTGPLVQRITKNVLVVKCKASQKHSLGYLHASFAQKMSAKTLTDHRFSCSCQALKPGKGGPAEEEAPAPPRCIHFFACICAFASDESLAQEFADFLACDSGGLKGMVVPQLVSGPESTVQAGEAAAAKPKKRKKDATPGTQATSPLLAQDPAHSNPRRSSVKKPAVASSLKRQGCTQLLDESQVTLSFQDWLASVTERIHQTMHYQFEGKPEPLVFHIPQAFFDALQQRISSGSTKKRLPNSTTAFVRKDALPLGTFSKYTWHITNVLQVKQIFDTPELPLEITRSFIQNRDGTYELFRCPKVEVESIAEAYGHLEKQPAIRPLELKTFLKVGNTSPTQKEPTPFIIEWIPNILPQSRIGELRIKFQYGHHGGPQPSADHQPPTAVEPALELTPLTTITFP